DNA from Nitriliruptor alkaliphilus DSM 45188:
CGCAGGGGTCGCTCACCGATGCGCTCCGCGACGCGGACGTCGTCGGCATCGAGGGGGTCGACACCCGCCGGCTGACCCGTCACCTGCGTGATCGAGGCGCCATGCGCGCGGCCCTGTCGACCGAGATCCTCGACGTCGACGCGCTGGTCGAACGGGCGCTGGCGTCGCCCTCCATGGTCGGTGCCGATCTCGCCTCGGAGGCCACCACCAGCGAGTCCTACGTCGTCCCGGCGGCGGGCGAGACCGTCCACCGGGTGGTCGCGCTCGACTTCGGGATGAAGCGCTCGATCGTCCGCGGGCTGGCCGAGCACGGCGCCGAGGTGCACGTCCTGCCGGCCTCCGCGACGCCGGACGACGTGCTGGCGCTCGAACCCGACGGCGTGTTCCTCTCCAACGGCCCCGGTGACCCGTCGGCGGTCACCCAGGGCATCGCGACCACGGCGGGGCTCCTCGGCCAGGTGCCGGTGTTCGGTATCTGCCTCGGATCGCAGCTGCTCGGTCACGCCTTCGGCGCCGACACCTACAAGCTCACCTTCGGCCACCGCGGGGTGAACCAGCCGGTGCTGCGGCGCTCCGACGGCCTGGTCGAGATCACCTCGCACAACCACGGGTTCGCGGTCCAGGCGTCCTCGCTCGGCGAGCAGACCGACGAGTACACCTTCGAGACCGCGGGTCTCGGGACGGTCGAGGTCAGCCACGTCAACCTCAACGACGACGTGGTCGAGGGGCTCACGGCGCACGACGTGCGTGCCTTCAGCGTCCAGTACCACCCGGAGGCAGCGCCGGGACCGAGCGACGCGCGCTACCTGTTCGAACGGTTCGCGCAGCTGATCCGGGGAGCCAACTGATGCCACGTCGCGACGACCTCACCTCCGTCCTGGTCCTCGGCTCGGGCCCGATCGTCATCGGCCAGGCCTCCGAGTTCGACTACTCCGGCACGCAGGCGTGCAAGGTGCTGCGCGAGGAGGGCCTGCGGGTCGTCCTCGTCAACTCCAACCCTGCCACCATCATGACCGACCCCGCGTTCGCGGACGCCACCTACGTCGAACCGCTGACGGTCCCCGCCGTCCGCGCGGTGATCGAGAAGGAGCGGCCGGACGCGCTGCTCGCCACCCTCGGCGGTCAGACCGCGCTCAACCTCGCCGTCGAGCTGACGGCCGCGGGCGTCCTCGAGGAGTTCGACGTCGAGGTCCTCGGCGCGGACCTCGAGGCCATCCAGACCGCCGAGGACCGTCAGCGGTTCAAGGAGGCCATGGACGAGATCGGACTCGAATCCCCCCGGTCGACCTACGCCAAGGAGGAGTCCCAGGCCTTCGAGGCGGCGGCCGAGTACGGCTACCCGGTGGTGCTGCGGCCCTCGTTCACCCTCGGCGGCAAGGGTGGTGGGATCGCCTACGACGAGGACCAGCTGCGCACCATGATCCGGCAGGGCCTGTACGAGTCGCCGGTCCACGAGGTGCTGGTCGAGGAATCGGTGCTCGGCTGGAAGGAGTACGAGCTCGAGGTCATGCGCGACCGCGCCGACAACTGCGTGATCATCTGCTCGATCGAGAACCTCGACGCCATGGGTGTCCACACCGGGGACTCGATCACCATCGCACCGGCGATGACCCTCTCGGACCCCGAGTACCAGCGCATGCGCGACGCCG
Protein-coding regions in this window:
- the carA gene encoding glutamine-hydrolyzing carbamoyl-phosphate synthase small subunit encodes the protein MSKDALLVLEDGTHLRGRGFGATGTVTGEAVFNTGMAGYQEVLSDPSYRRQIVAMTAPHVGNYGMNPDDMESDAIQVAGFVVREAARRPSSWRSQGSLTDALRDADVVGIEGVDTRRLTRHLRDRGAMRAALSTEILDVDALVERALASPSMVGADLASEATTSESYVVPAAGETVHRVVALDFGMKRSIVRGLAEHGAEVHVLPASATPDDVLALEPDGVFLSNGPGDPSAVTQGIATTAGLLGQVPVFGICLGSQLLGHAFGADTYKLTFGHRGVNQPVLRRSDGLVEITSHNHGFAVQASSLGEQTDEYTFETAGLGTVEVSHVNLNDDVVEGLTAHDVRAFSVQYHPEAAPGPSDARYLFERFAQLIRGAN